The following are encoded together in the Leptidea sinapis chromosome 29, ilLepSina1.1, whole genome shotgun sequence genome:
- the LOC126973494 gene encoding uncharacterized protein LOC126973494 isoform X2: MIRTMGPVNDTVDTRHAPGLRSHSAQGLATKLFSPSLKMPLPPRLWITDIEDESSDDGNGESEICTGTVDRSRVRSRYRHHKQKTSTQVPIGIFWDIENCQVPRGCSAIDVVSAIRTKFLAGKREADFVVVCDVRKEAANRLQELNDSQVSLIHVCGTQKNAADEKLRQCMRRFGELHPAPASLLLISGDINFAADLSDFRHRKNMEVILVHKQNTSSALIACASSHYCYNELTKHLPRNPKVSQTEEDEPITCEIEVANLPVDHPPERVSRRLRRLADNCGGKVVRVTAPTALLRFPTSDHALRALKRMNGEDVFGRKITTRYANGRAPQAAYSSDEGYSTGPTAVAPVAGDPVAVHVAAHVAAHVAAPQAPRPQFQPAPAPASELSAGPPGAGPQCSGPPGAGPLSRQWALALQQLPGPTPAPHHFCPPPAPKPRMIRGTHGSGSLDRSGCSSSASCDSGGETRAAASPWNSSGSFSEPSDGEDWPRGAELTVTNLPPLHGTVLQVTHTHTVTHTNWKRIKWL; encoded by the exons ATGATTCGTACGATGGGTCCAGTAAATGATACTGTAGATACAAGACATGCTCCAGGGTTGCGTAGTCATTCAGCTCAAGGCCTTGCTACAAAATTATTTAGCCCTTCTTTAAAAATGCCACTGCCTCCTAGATTGTGGATAACAG ATATAGAAGACGAGTCGTCAGATGATGGTAATGGTGAAAGTGAAATTTGTACTGGAACAGTTGATAGATCTAGAGTTAGATCCAGATACAGGCACCataaacaaaaaacttcaaCTCAAGTACCTATTGGAATATTTTGGGATATTGAGAATTGTCAA GTGCCTCGCGGTTGTTCAGCAATTGATGTGGTATCTGCTATAAGAACTAAGTTCCTTGCTGGGAAAAGGGAAGCTGACTTTGTGGTTGTGTGTGATGTTAGGAAGGAAGCAGCAAATAGACTTCAGGAACTAAATGATTCTCAA GTGAGCTTAATACATGTTTGCGGAACACAAAAGAATGCTGCCGATGAGAAGTTGAGACAATGTATGAGACGGTTTGGGGAGCTCCATCCAGCTCCAGCATCACTGCTCTTGATATCTGGTGATATCAATTTTGCAGCTGATTTAAGTGATTTTAGACATAG GAAAAATATGGAAGTGATATTGGTGCATAAACAGAATACATCATCAGCATTAATAGCGTGTGCTTCATCacattattgttataatgaGTTAACCAAGCATCTGCCGAGGAATCCAAAG GTGAGCCAGACCGAAGAGGATGAACCAATAACATGTGAAATAGAGGTGGCTAACTTGCCAGTTGACCATCCGCCGGAGAGAGTTTCAAGGAGACTGAGACGACTAGCGGACAACTGTGGAGGGAAGGTTGTGAGGGTCACTGCGCCTACAGCACTGCTGAGGTTCCCCACGTCTGATCATGCGTTGAG GGCTCTGAAACGCATGAACGGCGAGGATGTATTTGGACGAAAAATCACGACGCGGTACGCGAACGGGCGGGCGCCTCAGGCCGCGTACTCCAGTGATGAAGGATACAGCACCGGACCGACCGCAGTCGCGCCCGTAGCGGGCGATCCCGTAGCCGTGCACGTAGCTGCGCACGTAGCCGCGCACGTAGCCGCGCCGCAAGCGCCGAGACCACAGTTTCAG CCGGCCCCGGCGCCCGCCTCGGAGCTGAGCGCGGGCCCCCCGGGCGCGGGGCCCCAGTGCTCGGGCCCCCCGGGTGCGGGCCCCCTGAGCCGGCAGTGGGCGCTGGCCTTACAGCAGCTGCCGGGCCCGACTCCGGCCCCGCACCACTTCTGCCCGCCGCCGGCACCCAAGCCGCGCATGATCCGAGGCACGCATG GTTCCGGCAGCCTGGACCGCTCCGGCTGCTCGTCCAGTGCCAGCTGCGACAGTGGGGGCGAGACCCGCGCGGCCGCGTCGCCGTGGAACTCGTCCGGCAGCTTCAGCGAGCCCAGCGACGGTGAGGACTGGCCGCGCGGCGCGGAGCTCACCGTCACCAACCTGCCGCCCCTCCACGGCACCGTGCTGCAggtgacacacacacacacagtcaCACACACAAATTGGAAGAGGATCAAGTGGCTTTAA